AATTTGCACTTGAATAAGTTCAGTCAGTCCAAATAAATTCCTATCTACGTCACATGTCTTTCCAaagaactatgacctggcacattttgcaagtttttcacttcctctaaaattcgtaaagtattttcccttgtctcttatcttttccattcatgatcctctctatattcaaattaaggcccggccttgatgtggactttttgtccgtgactagaATCTCCAACGCAAaaaacaactaaaaaaaaaaaaactttcaaagcTCTTATCAAATCTCTGACCCGTTTCAAAATCATTCCATCTATTCCTCAAAAAGAAAACTTAATGTTAGGTAAAGGAATTTTCTAATATATCTTTTCATCTACAGATATGAAGCTTATTGGCGTGCTGGCAGGCGTGTGGGCATGTATGATCGTCTTGTACGATAGGGTGGATGCATCaccgtgttgtggtgtgggtgctgctgctgtgggcgCTCTGGCTTTCACAGGGGTAACTAATCTATTCTTTGGTACTGACATACCCACACTTTTAAGAATACAAAACAATAATCTAAAGATTATATAGTCTTCAAATTGATATCAATACATATACGTCACACTGAAGAATATTTCAGAATTCTTAATTCAATGAACTACTTGCCTTACGTTTCATGAAAATCGCATTAATAATTTGCGAAATGGACAGTTACAGGAGGCTAACAATATCATACAGAGTATATGAGTAAACATGAAGTACATTTAAGTGAGACTGTGGTACAATAGCTAACGGATCGAATCTTCCTTCGCCAGGGAGTGCTAGCAGCAAAGCATCACCACCGGCATCACCACAATGGTGGATGCTCCTCTTGCGGCTGCGGTGGTTGCGGCGGTTCATGCGGCTGGTGCGGTGGAAGCTACGGCAAGAGACGTCGCAGGAGTCTCACCACATTTTTAGAAGACGCGGAAATCCAACAAGCTTACAACAAGGTAAGGAAGGCAAATTTTCATATACTAACCTAACTGTCTTCTAGAAAGCTGACTAAAGTTGATCATGAAATTAATGCGTGTATCTCAATCTATACATTTGAGTTATAAATTTGAAAGCAGAGGTGGGAAGTGAAGACTTTGTGTCGATCAAAGTTCAATTTTGGTAAATATGGACGATGTTTACGTTCAAAATGGATATAGAAGAAATCATTCTTCTTTACCCTTTTGTTGAGAGTATACATGAACCTAGAAACATCCTAGACAGCACTTTCAACGACCACGGCCAATGTGCGCAATTCTTGTATAACATATACCATCTTTCTCGCTTTGTTCACCGGAAGGTCTAAGGGGTGAAGGATTCAGGGGTTTACAACTACGCACTGCGAAGGgtcagagtaaaaaaaaatcgtaattaTAGTACACTATGATAAAGCTTTATGGTAAGTTCATGTGACATGACAAAATCTTAGGTTTGCTTTCTGTAATTACTATCTATACGAGAATCTAAGTGTCTAATTACATTTTCCACAGATCGCGGTCGAGGACAAGGACCAGTGCGGGCTGAGGCTCGTGTGTGAACTGGCCCAAAAAGACCCCCGAGATCTGGCTGAAGACGAGATTCAGATCCTGTTGCCCTACCGGTGAGTCAGCCATCAATAGATAGAAAGTGACTGGACcaaaccattatcatcactgttaggCATATAAAACAAATGTGAATGAACACTTCTATGTGTAATACATCTAATCACGCAACTATAATTCTTCGATCATGGGATATACATGTCATTTATTTTAGGAAACATTTTCTCAACATTCTGACCAGCATTAATTGATATTTTTCAATTATAATTCACCATAACCGAACACTCAGATGCTGTGCATTGTTTGATAATCAACGCTATGACTGCATCAGAAACTAATGGAGGTGCATCTTAAACTTTTTTAATAGCTATCAGTGGCAAGCGTCGTCTATCTAGCCAGTAAACGCCGTAGACTAAGTCACTGCAACTGCCTTGCTAGTTTGCAGATCAGTAGTGCGAAACATTCTCTTCCAGTGTACATACTAGATGACAAAAAAAGTTAGTGAACGTAATAATATTAGACGCTGATCCAAACCCACAATTCTTACGTCTTTCGGCGATTTTTCGACTACTCTAATGGTCCCTTTAACATATATGTCAAGTTTCTTGCATTTGGCGTAAGACCCCCGCCATCTGCTGAGCCTCCCGCTCTCACGCCAAAGGACACAAATCTCCCGCAGTATGACCACTCATCGGTTACGCTGCGCACGCCATCTCATTCGTCGTCGTAGACGTTAGGCAATTTCATTTTATGGTTCTTGCTTGCGCTGAAAGTTCttttaatgacaaaatatctaTAGCGAATGTAATTCACCTTGCGGTTCGCTATATGTGCAATTTCGTATTTTAAGCAACAATCTTAGTTACTTTTGAAAGTTAATCTAGCAACAACGCATGCAGGTCGTCCTGCTAGCCTGATTAAAATTTGTATCCTATCTGTGTTACGAGgaaagagctttacactcgtgttgcgcGGTCTCAACCTTAAATGTATGTACCATGGTTTTAATCCTAtgtgcgcatacacacacacaccagcctacccaTTTACCGATCACCCCCAAGAGAACGATGACCACTAAGGTTAGGTATGGGTTTACTGCCCCCAAGATTCATGCAGGACCGACTCCAACGGGCCCTTGctactcatggtcagtaatgctaactacTACACATGATGTTCACTATACTGTAATGCTGCATGTGATCACACTTCAGTTCTCGGTGATTAATGTCTGCTGTGTTTGCATCTCGACTCACGTGGAAGTATATCAATACAGCCTCTGTAAGATAAAATATAAATGGGAAGATCTTGGGCCATTTTCTGAATTTGTCTTGTAATAGAAACATGTCTTTACTTTGGTCGAATGCAATTGCACGGTCCATTACACAAAATCTCCCACTTTAAGGATCTTCTAACTTGACATCTGTTTATCAAGTCATACCGCTttgttatcatttcttattcttaGCACTGTTTATCGCCTTCATCCTCATTACTCTGAAAATAATCACCACCGATGCACAGATTATTCCTTTTTTCAACACTACAGTATCAAAACCTTATCTAGGCACTACTATTTCATTATTCCGAAACAACAATGTACATTAATTAAGGTGACTAATGTCAGAGAGATTTTAACTAATGTGTTTGCCACCACCAGCGGTGCTGGGGAGAGCGACGGCACCAACTACGGTGACTACGACGAGGCAGCGTGGCACGGCCAGGAGGGACACAGCTGCCCTGAAAACTACCCGCTCTGTGCTTTCACTGCCAACCAGGTCATGGACGAGTACCGCAAATACGTCAAGAACAACGAAACCTTCCCACTGCAGTAAGACTCTGGTCCGCTAACACCAGGAACGGAGAAATACACCGTAATACTAATGTTAAATGTAGTCACAGCATCACTTCCCCTGACTCGTACATTAAACGAATGTGTGTGAAgccaaaatcttttcttttatttttcccatgATAAAGTTACTATGACGCAATGAAATACTTCTGAGGCTAGGAAGGTAGATGTTATCAAAGATTTGCATTTGTGGCACAAGAGAACTTTTCAAGAAATCACGGCATGAACAAATTGCAACTCGTGTATTGCTGCATCTCTAAGCGCCGTTTTCCTCATATAGAATCTGACGAGGGTGATCATGATTACACGATATTAAATGGACGATGATATAAATAATAACAGAAAATTCTCACACATAAAGACCGTGACTTTGTTTGGGACAAACCGTGAAGAAATTTACAATACtctcgatgatgataatgacgattttcatgatgaaaatgatggtcCAATtgacgatgatttttttttatcataattacagaaACAGATGACCATAACAAcagtcgtgatgatgatgatgatgatgactactgaggatgatgacaatgatgactaCGTTGACACTACCAACAAAAATGAGAAAGACAACTGCTCTGAGAGATGATACTGAAGACTAATAACCATGATGACATAAGTCGTAAGAATCACCACGAACTCTCAAGGGAACATAACGCAAAATGCCTTTATCATAAACTGAGTAATCTAATATAGATTGTCATGGAATGGAAGGTTtcaatatggagaacaaattcaAACCATGAGAGTGTAATTGGGATCATAAGACGATAACGAAGTcgatagtggtgagggtggtggggttaCGAAGACCAAGGAAAATGTGACCTTTCGTTAAAAAGTCTGTTAAACACTTCTGGATATCAACATAATAACCTCTTTGAACTTCCCCTAGCAACCGGAACATGTATAAAATGTCAAATGATTACCAAAGCATGAGAAAAACATCCATGATTTCAGTCGACCTCACAgaatagaaaaataaacaaacGACACAGCGGCTGGCGAGTCCAACGCCAAGCATCCCTAAACGAAGCACAACACAATAATGTTGGACATTTCTACTATAAACAGAAGGACTATGCGTGCAATGACAGCGTGTATGGTTATAGAATCATCTTGGAAACCTGACAGCGTTCAAGGTTTTTCCAGAGGTAGTTAAAAAATGACGTTGTCGGACTTGAATGATGAATCTAACAAAGTGATTGTTTTTTAGTAGGTCTATCCGGGGCCAGTCATTAATAATGTGAAGGAAC
This Panulirus ornatus isolate Po-2019 chromosome 37, ASM3632096v1, whole genome shotgun sequence DNA region includes the following protein-coding sequences:
- the LOC139760543 gene encoding uncharacterized protein, with the translated sequence MKLIGVLAGVWACMIVLYDRVDASPCCGVGAAAVGALAFTGGVLAAKHHHRHHHNGGCSSCGCGGCGGSCGWCGGSYGKRRRRSLTTFLEDAEIQQAYNKIAVEDKDQCGLRLVCELAQKDPRDLAEDEIQILLPYRGAGESDGTNYGDYDEAAWHGQEGHSCPENYPLCAFTANQVMDEYRKYVKNNETFPLQ